The Peribacillus sp. FSL E2-0218 genome contains a region encoding:
- a CDS encoding oligosaccharide flippase family protein, which translates to MKIKNEFMNKLLVLLTGNSLAQLIIVASSPILTRIYKPADFGVFATYSSLLAILMSFASLCLEKAIPLEKNHKNTVHLMYMSMFTIAIVCIFNLGLGFLDLSLFRLYGIENSIMNDLLLSFGLFSAGVYQVMTYWLLKEDKFKGLTHSKLLQSISNVISQFSLISINHVTPGIGLIAGDMIGRGISLAYIWRLFLEKMHWPKVDFRRMRYLLKKYEKFAKYSTWSTLLSSLSLQIIILLLMRLYGPDVTGHFSMAIKTVGLPISLLGASISTVFYAEVSKSIPNEPGRVLHLYKSIITKTAMVGLPSMALLAVMAPGLFSFVFGEEWRVSGQYVRLLSIMLLAQVNIMPVSQILFLVNKQKTQLVWEISRLLLLCIGVVFLFTLGKSAETAILYFSICMGASYYLLALLGYRAIHSIEGEENAKK; encoded by the coding sequence ATGAAAATTAAAAATGAATTCATGAATAAGTTACTTGTATTATTAACGGGGAATTCCCTTGCACAGCTGATCATCGTTGCAAGTTCGCCCATATTAACAAGAATATATAAACCAGCAGATTTTGGGGTGTTTGCAACCTATTCATCCCTTTTGGCCATTCTCATGTCATTTGCCTCTCTTTGTTTGGAGAAGGCGATTCCTTTAGAAAAAAACCATAAGAATACGGTTCATTTAATGTACATGAGCATGTTTACGATTGCCATCGTTTGTATCTTCAATCTAGGTTTAGGCTTCCTTGATCTATCGCTATTTCGCTTATATGGTATAGAAAATTCGATCATGAATGACCTTTTGCTTTCATTTGGGCTGTTTTCTGCAGGGGTCTATCAGGTGATGACTTACTGGCTGTTAAAGGAAGATAAGTTTAAAGGGTTAACCCATTCTAAGCTGCTTCAATCGATTAGTAATGTGATCAGTCAGTTCTCACTTATTTCCATTAATCATGTGACGCCAGGCATCGGTTTAATCGCGGGAGATATGATTGGACGCGGAATTTCCCTTGCGTATATATGGAGATTATTCTTGGAAAAGATGCATTGGCCGAAAGTGGATTTTAGAAGAATGCGTTATTTGCTTAAAAAATATGAGAAATTCGCCAAATACTCCACATGGTCAACTCTCTTAAGTTCTTTATCTCTGCAAATCATCATTTTGTTATTGATGCGTTTATACGGACCTGACGTGACAGGCCATTTTTCCATGGCTATAAAAACGGTCGGTTTACCCATCAGTTTACTGGGAGCGAGTATTTCGACAGTATTCTATGCCGAAGTGTCAAAAAGCATTCCAAATGAACCAGGAAGGGTTTTGCATTTGTATAAGAGCATCATTACTAAAACGGCGATGGTCGGTTTGCCCTCAATGGCACTTTTAGCAGTGATGGCACCCGGTCTCTTTAGTTTTGTTTTTGGAGAAGAATGGCGTGTTTCTGGACAATATGTGAGGTTGTTGTCAATTATGTTGTTAGCTCAAGTGAACATTATGCCAGTTTCGCAAATCTTGTTTTTAGTCAATAAACAAAAGACTCAGCTTGTATGGGAGATTTCACGGCTGTTGTTATTATGTATTGGAGTCGTGTTCCTTTTCACTTTAGGGAAATCGGCTGAAACGGCGATACTTTATTTTAGCATTTGTATGGGGGCCAGCTACTACCTTCTTGCTCTCCTCGGCTATAGGGCGATACATTCCATAGAAGGAGAGGAAAACGCAAAAAAATGA
- a CDS encoding VWA domain-containing protein codes for MKYIRFNDSIIDTALFLQLQDLSTVLSGIPDLEFEYNYGSFIDLIENKVTASHFWENGNKEVKEAGLKTDVLLRTIGTLHYSAIKSMKDYQDMMAETSIPKFAAQLFALLEDMRLEELVKKERPGTKSWFSVRGTYLKQYFESQLATNVTRSFALDELYCLIYLLLQSDRPDPIFPRANIRQLEELEKIKPYIHSVFEARKTDDITRICEQIIFRVNDEYQDTMNEYFIFPIAHVDKYKANSLFDELTRNDELNNDDTEDVDEEKSEFIDEKFSTWHRENKNGESNSTFLQFELEQGTKTSLMGGGAREAEDADQALASIQGSSGESQQKEYNQQETLEKKQTNVGKSGEHPFGEDNKDVVQVIKEAKVPTPAEEKRYREFVADIEPFKRKLSSTIEKTLENKKNAPRKDLLFGRLSQKLLPLVLDENPRVFYKKNQDSNELDAVFTLLIDCSASMHNKMDETKRGVALFHEVLKKLRIAHSIVGFWEDANEVREGYQPNYFHVIQSHSDSFHLNLGAKIMQLEPEEDNRDGYSIRVAAMELEKRREKNRFLLVFSDGEPAASDYDQNGIVDTHLAVSEARKKGIEVIGLFLADGTIEESEEMTMKNIYGKERLMVPSVAELPEQFTPLLKKLLLKTI; via the coding sequence ATGAAGTATATCCGGTTCAATGATTCAATAATCGATACGGCTCTATTTTTGCAGCTGCAGGATCTTTCGACAGTCTTATCCGGTATTCCGGATCTTGAATTCGAATACAATTATGGCTCCTTCATCGACTTGATCGAGAATAAGGTCACAGCCAGCCATTTTTGGGAAAATGGCAATAAGGAAGTGAAGGAAGCGGGCTTAAAAACGGACGTCCTCCTAAGAACGATAGGGACGCTGCATTATTCAGCCATTAAAAGCATGAAGGATTATCAGGACATGATGGCAGAAACCTCGATTCCGAAGTTTGCTGCCCAATTGTTCGCTTTATTGGAAGACATGCGCTTGGAAGAGCTGGTGAAGAAAGAAAGGCCGGGCACGAAAAGCTGGTTTTCGGTAAGGGGCACATACCTTAAACAATATTTCGAAAGTCAATTAGCGACGAATGTCACAAGAAGCTTTGCCCTGGATGAATTATACTGCCTCATCTATTTGCTGCTTCAATCAGACCGGCCAGATCCGATTTTTCCGAGAGCCAACATCCGGCAGCTGGAAGAGCTGGAGAAAATCAAACCGTACATCCATTCCGTTTTCGAAGCGAGGAAAACGGATGATATCACAAGAATTTGCGAGCAAATCATTTTTCGGGTGAACGATGAGTATCAGGATACGATGAATGAATATTTCATCTTCCCGATCGCCCATGTCGATAAGTACAAAGCGAACTCCTTATTTGATGAGCTGACGAGGAATGATGAACTGAACAACGATGATACGGAAGATGTGGATGAAGAGAAGAGCGAGTTCATTGATGAAAAATTCTCGACATGGCATCGGGAAAACAAGAATGGCGAGAGTAACTCGACCTTCCTGCAATTTGAATTGGAGCAAGGTACGAAAACAAGCCTGATGGGCGGGGGGGCACGTGAAGCGGAAGATGCCGATCAAGCATTGGCATCGATTCAAGGTTCGTCAGGGGAAAGTCAGCAAAAGGAATACAATCAGCAGGAAACGCTTGAGAAGAAGCAAACGAACGTCGGAAAAAGTGGTGAACACCCATTTGGTGAAGACAATAAAGACGTCGTCCAAGTCATCAAAGAAGCAAAAGTGCCCACTCCTGCCGAAGAAAAACGGTACCGTGAGTTTGTCGCGGATATTGAGCCATTCAAGCGGAAACTTTCGAGCACGATTGAAAAGACACTTGAAAATAAAAAGAATGCACCTAGAAAAGATTTGCTTTTTGGTCGTTTATCGCAGAAGCTGCTGCCGCTTGTACTCGATGAAAATCCAAGGGTTTTCTACAAAAAGAACCAAGATTCCAATGAATTGGATGCCGTATTTACACTACTAATCGATTGCTCGGCTTCGATGCACAACAAAATGGATGAAACGAAACGGGGCGTCGCCCTGTTCCATGAAGTGCTGAAAAAGCTAAGGATCGCCCACTCGATCGTTGGTTTTTGGGAAGACGCAAATGAGGTGAGGGAGGGCTATCAGCCGAATTACTTCCACGTGATCCAGTCCCATTCCGATTCGTTCCATTTGAACTTGGGAGCAAAAATCATGCAGCTTGAACCGGAGGAAGACAACCGTGACGGATACAGTATCAGGGTTGCGGCAATGGAATTGGAAAAAAGACGAGAAAAAAACCGTTTCTTGCTCGTGTTTTCCGACGGTGAGCCGGCAGCTAGCGATTATGACCAAAATGGAATTGTCGATACGCATCTTGCCGTATCCGAAGCCAGAAAAAAAGGAATAGAGGTCATTGGCCTGTTTTTAGCCGACGGAACGATTGAAGAAAGCGAAGAGATGACGATGAAAAACATCTATGGCAAGGAGCGCCTGATGGTTCCGAGTGTAGCTGAGTTGCCGGAACAATTTACACCGCTTTTGAAAAAACTATTACTGAAGACGATTTAA
- a CDS encoding glycosyltransferase, producing the protein MKLFYNISSVHPWSDTRIYFRQAFTHGGTGKYKVKHIAVENNLIPGNIPPNIEVELLPKRPKKKRALNWIPLYKKIKKEKPDVIQFHDPELLILMKIIRWIPHYRPVIVYDMHENVPKVLMRKKIPGFALNMYRQLERKLLKSCSGVVFAESTYKDDYRFLTCPTVDVYNYPKVPFMKENVTKEDVFTFIYLGSISAIRGGETMLHLAKRLVEVKKTFHMKIIGTGSEEYIGQLKTFILDNDLGEYVSLEGGMAFDKAFEAIQRAHVGMAFLVPNPNFIGGKTTKCFEYMAAGIPFLVSDFLIQDELEKWNCGMSVDVSDIDDVVQKAVDLLDSPGMAAHMGERGKTAYKQEYNWEKEEGKLRTLFDKLESCS; encoded by the coding sequence ATGAAGTTATTTTATAATATTAGTTCGGTTCATCCATGGAGTGATACGAGAATATATTTTCGGCAAGCATTCACTCATGGAGGAACAGGAAAATACAAGGTCAAGCATATAGCGGTTGAAAATAATCTAATCCCGGGTAACATCCCGCCCAATATAGAGGTGGAATTGTTACCTAAACGGCCAAAGAAAAAAAGGGCGTTAAACTGGATACCATTATATAAGAAGATTAAGAAAGAGAAACCTGATGTGATTCAGTTTCACGATCCAGAGCTGCTCATTTTAATGAAAATCATAAGATGGATTCCTCACTATCGGCCCGTCATCGTATATGACATGCATGAAAATGTACCAAAGGTTCTCATGAGGAAAAAGATCCCTGGTTTTGCATTGAATATGTATCGGCAGTTGGAAAGGAAATTGCTAAAATCCTGCAGCGGCGTCGTGTTCGCAGAAAGTACGTATAAAGATGACTATCGATTCCTGACTTGTCCAACGGTCGATGTGTATAATTACCCGAAGGTCCCTTTTATGAAAGAAAATGTCACGAAAGAAGATGTGTTCACTTTCATTTATCTAGGGAGCATTTCAGCTATTCGTGGCGGGGAAACGATGCTCCATCTCGCTAAAAGGTTAGTGGAAGTAAAGAAAACATTTCACATGAAGATCATCGGAACGGGCAGTGAAGAGTATATTGGACAATTGAAAACCTTCATTCTTGATAACGACTTGGGCGAATATGTCAGTCTTGAGGGTGGAATGGCCTTTGATAAAGCGTTTGAAGCGATTCAGAGGGCACATGTAGGAATGGCATTTTTAGTTCCCAATCCGAATTTCATCGGCGGTAAAACGACAAAATGCTTTGAATATATGGCGGCAGGCATTCCCTTCCTGGTTTCTGATTTTCTGATTCAAGATGAACTGGAAAAATGGAACTGTGGCATGTCGGTCGATGTATCCGATATCGATGATGTCGTTCAAAAAGCGGTTGATTTACTGGATTCCCCTGGCATGGCAGCACACATGGGGGAACGAGGCAAGACTGCCTATAAACAAGAATACAACTGGGAAAAAGAAGAAGGAAAATTACGAACTCTGTTTGATAAATTAGAGTCATGCTCCTAG
- a CDS encoding serine acetyltransferase, translating to MGLFKWLNKLRLFNNWGRLGGIHGVMVMFVYRIGNIIYYKVKIPVLKQLLWILYRMIDLLIIRLFMNCEFPAQCRIGKDLRLPHGAKGIIINPFTKIGDHVTIFHQVTFGQNKESRQAPEVCNHAYIGVGAKLLGGIRIGTKSKVGANAVVLKSVPDHCTAVGVPSVNIEK from the coding sequence ATGGGGTTATTTAAATGGTTAAATAAATTGAGGTTGTTTAATAACTGGGGGAGGCTCGGCGGAATTCACGGAGTGATGGTCATGTTTGTTTATCGAATAGGCAATATCATTTACTATAAAGTGAAGATTCCTGTCTTAAAGCAACTATTATGGATTTTGTACCGCATGATTGATTTGTTGATCATAAGACTGTTCATGAACTGTGAATTTCCTGCGCAATGTCGAATTGGAAAGGATTTACGATTGCCTCATGGAGCTAAAGGTATTATCATCAATCCGTTTACTAAAATAGGCGACCATGTTACAATCTTTCATCAAGTAACATTCGGCCAAAATAAAGAAAGCAGACAAGCACCTGAGGTTTGTAATCATGCCTATATTGGAGTAGGCGCTAAATTATTGGGTGGCATCCGAATTGGCACGAAATCGAAAGTGGGGGCAAATGCAGTCGTTTTGAAATCCGTTCCCGATCATTGCACGGCAGTCGGAGTACCCAGTGTAAATATAGAAAAGTAA
- a CDS encoding IS1182 family transposase, giving the protein MLSKHDSIQRDQLEMITLDQLVPPNHLVRKMEAAIDFTFIYDLVKDMYSEVGRPSIDPVILVKLTFIQYTFGIRSMRKTIEEVETNMAYRWFLGYGFHDKVPHFSTFGKNYERRFKDTDLFEQIFCRILMTAANKKVISVEHVFVNSTHVKASANKRKFEKKIVRKETRAYQGRLQEEINQDRENHGKKPFPPDKFDKEETKAIKESTTDPESGYYVKDERTKQFAYSFHAAADGNGFVLGTIVTPGNTHDSHILEPLVEQVIEKVGKPEAVAADAAYKTPAITSYLFNKEITPALPYTRPRTKEGFFRKHDYVYDEHFDCYLCPSGETLKYSTTNKEGYREYKSPKQICATCSFLSRCTESKDHQKVVTRHIWQAYVEEADHLRHHQEVKPIYAKRKETIERVFADAKEKHGMRWTTLRGLKKLSMQAMLTFAAMNVKKMATWTWQGPKTA; this is encoded by the coding sequence ATGCTTTCTAAACATGATTCTATTCAGCGAGATCAACTTGAAATGATTACTTTAGATCAACTGGTGCCACCGAACCATTTGGTTCGTAAAATGGAGGCTGCCATTGACTTCACTTTCATTTATGACTTGGTGAAAGATATGTACTCAGAGGTAGGACGCCCAAGTATTGATCCAGTTATTTTAGTTAAACTGACTTTCATTCAATATACCTTCGGTATTCGTTCCATGCGTAAAACGATTGAAGAAGTTGAAACCAATATGGCTTACCGTTGGTTCTTAGGCTATGGTTTCCATGATAAAGTACCTCATTTCTCTACGTTCGGAAAAAATTATGAGCGACGCTTTAAAGATACAGACCTGTTTGAACAGATTTTCTGTCGCATTTTAATGACAGCTGCTAATAAAAAGGTAATAAGTGTAGAACACGTTTTCGTGAATTCCACACATGTGAAAGCCAGTGCGAATAAACGGAAATTTGAAAAGAAAATCGTTCGTAAAGAAACACGAGCGTATCAAGGACGTCTTCAAGAAGAAATCAATCAAGATCGTGAAAACCATGGAAAGAAGCCTTTTCCACCAGATAAATTTGATAAGGAAGAAACCAAAGCAATTAAAGAAAGTACTACGGATCCTGAGAGTGGCTACTATGTGAAAGATGAACGAACAAAACAGTTTGCCTATTCATTCCATGCGGCCGCAGACGGCAACGGTTTTGTATTGGGAACGATTGTAACACCTGGTAATACACATGACAGTCATATTTTGGAGCCACTTGTTGAGCAAGTGATTGAGAAAGTTGGAAAACCAGAAGCAGTTGCCGCAGATGCAGCTTATAAAACACCAGCGATTACAAGCTACCTATTTAACAAAGAAATCACACCTGCTTTACCCTATACACGTCCTCGTACAAAAGAAGGATTCTTTCGCAAACATGACTATGTTTACGATGAACACTTTGATTGTTACCTTTGCCCTTCGGGAGAAACTTTAAAGTACTCAACAACAAATAAAGAGGGCTATCGCGAGTACAAATCGCCCAAACAAATTTGTGCAACATGCTCATTTTTATCACGGTGTACGGAAAGCAAAGACCATCAAAAAGTAGTGACACGGCATATCTGGCAAGCATATGTGGAAGAAGCAGATCATCTGCGTCATCATCAAGAGGTAAAACCTATATATGCGAAACGCAAAGAAACGATTGAGCGTGTATTCGCAGATGCAAAAGAAAAGCATGGTATGCGTTGGACTACTTTAAGGGGACTTAAAAAATTGTCGATGCAGGCGATGCTTACTTTCGCTGCCATGAATGTAAAGAAGATGGCCACTTGGACATGGCAAGGTCCTAAAACGGCTTAA
- a CDS encoding WbqC family protein — MEKKKIVTIHQPNFLPWIGLIHKIFQSDVFIYLIDVKYSASNFQNKTYIQGADGKGSRLTVPIQKKPDMLHEKLISYHPPNQKWQRNHLQQISDVYKKAPYFHDFFPLLEEAYQKEHAMLVDLNVQLLELILQYLTYEGETHLSTDFDTTAGKTERLVSLLQQTGGTCYLSGKSGRAYLDEELFQAKGIEVIYQNFSHPVYETRNGKECIQNLSILDWMMYHPADEIKETLTKWKPS, encoded by the coding sequence GTGGAAAAAAAGAAGATCGTCACCATTCACCAGCCCAATTTCCTGCCCTGGATCGGATTGATCCATAAGATATTCCAATCGGATGTTTTCATCTATTTGATAGATGTGAAATACTCCGCAAGTAATTTTCAAAATAAAACGTATATACAAGGTGCCGATGGTAAAGGGTCCAGGTTAACGGTGCCCATTCAAAAGAAGCCTGACATGTTACATGAAAAGCTAATTAGCTACCATCCGCCCAACCAAAAATGGCAAAGGAATCACTTGCAGCAAATTTCGGACGTTTATAAAAAGGCTCCGTACTTCCACGATTTTTTCCCGCTGTTGGAGGAAGCCTATCAAAAAGAACACGCTATGCTGGTCGATTTAAACGTTCAGTTACTAGAATTGATTTTACAGTATTTAACTTATGAAGGTGAAACGCACCTTTCCACTGATTTTGATACAACCGCCGGGAAAACCGAGAGATTGGTCAGCTTACTTCAGCAAACTGGAGGTACATGCTATTTGAGCGGAAAAAGCGGTAGAGCTTATCTTGACGAGGAGCTATTTCAAGCAAAAGGTATCGAAGTCATCTATCAAAACTTCAGTCATCCCGTATATGAGACCAGAAATGGGAAAGAGTGTATACAAAATTTATCGATCCTTGACTGGATGATGTACCATCCGGCCGATGAAATAAAAGAAACGTTAACGAAATGGAAACCAAGCTGA
- a CDS encoding DUF4261 domain-containing protein encodes MTESKIIIGIPGKWKNRAELIQAVASKSEGYLLTGNIFHNNDKNITFQAEIQDYEPALKETFSYASKGNFPEGLLAEINEHTLTVYILADASDTDSVADLIDAGAAILRAGGMAVKIETTGIAHSKEDWLKLQQSPDILSVYAHFVTIIGEEDYYCSFGMKSFGLPDAVTLNTMSPKEAASLLNTFNYYHVGERPVFTNGETFSIQQDAPDFTLTSLQDFRYEQDHPFYNPYGLWNLGISK; translated from the coding sequence ATGACGGAAAGCAAAATCATCATCGGGATACCCGGTAAATGGAAGAACCGGGCGGAATTGATTCAGGCGGTCGCTTCAAAAAGCGAAGGGTACCTGTTAACCGGGAATATTTTTCACAATAACGATAAAAACATTACGTTTCAGGCGGAGATCCAGGATTATGAGCCAGCTTTAAAAGAGACTTTTTCGTATGCCAGTAAAGGAAATTTCCCTGAAGGCTTACTAGCGGAAATCAATGAACACACCCTTACCGTTTATATACTAGCCGATGCATCCGATACTGATTCTGTTGCGGATTTGATTGATGCCGGAGCTGCCATCCTGAGGGCAGGCGGAATGGCCGTGAAAATTGAAACGACTGGCATTGCCCATTCGAAGGAAGATTGGCTAAAGCTTCAGCAAAGCCCTGATATTCTCTCGGTTTATGCCCATTTCGTCACGATCATAGGCGAGGAAGATTATTACTGTTCGTTCGGAATGAAATCTTTTGGACTTCCAGATGCCGTGACACTTAACACGATGAGTCCGAAAGAAGCCGCTTCCCTGCTCAACACCTTCAATTACTACCATGTCGGTGAACGGCCTGTCTTTACGAACGGTGAAACCTTCAGCATCCAGCAGGACGCACCGGACTTCACCTTAACGAGCCTTCAGGATTTCAGGTACGAGCAGGACCACCCCTTCTACAACCCATACGGATTATGGAATTTGGGCATCAGTAAATAG
- a CDS encoding MoxR family ATPase, which translates to MINELPKEIANILEVNKINPAQFEELIRPGGYLPPEMDLMVDAISALSMGKNILLKGPTGAGKTKFAETLSHLFNQPMFSVNCSVDLDAESLLGFKTLSYKEEKQVIEFVPGPVINSMNYGHFLYIDEINMAKPETLPLINGVLDYRRTITNPFTNEVITAKDGFNVIAAINEGYVGTVPLNEALKNRFVVIEVPYIEGEQLKQLIETNTKLQDPRNIDLFVKLSSDLINAVNQGKVAEDAASIRALLDACDLSVLIPPKRAILRSIVDKLDEEREREFVKNLADTLF; encoded by the coding sequence ATGATCAATGAATTGCCAAAAGAAATCGCTAATATATTAGAAGTAAACAAGATAAATCCTGCTCAATTTGAGGAATTGATTCGGCCGGGCGGCTATTTGCCTCCGGAGATGGACTTGATGGTGGATGCCATCAGCGCCTTGAGCATGGGGAAGAACATTCTCTTGAAAGGGCCGACAGGGGCGGGGAAAACAAAGTTTGCCGAGACATTATCACATCTATTCAACCAGCCGATGTTCAGTGTCAACTGCTCGGTCGATTTGGATGCCGAAAGCTTATTGGGCTTCAAGACATTATCCTATAAAGAGGAAAAACAGGTGATAGAATTCGTTCCCGGACCTGTGATCAATTCGATGAATTACGGGCATTTTTTATACATAGATGAAATCAACATGGCGAAACCGGAAACACTGCCGCTGATCAATGGAGTGCTCGATTACAGGCGGACGATAACGAACCCCTTCACGAACGAGGTCATCACCGCAAAAGATGGCTTTAATGTGATTGCGGCGATCAATGAAGGATACGTAGGGACGGTTCCGCTGAATGAAGCGCTGAAAAATAGGTTTGTCGTCATAGAGGTTCCCTACATTGAAGGGGAACAGCTAAAGCAATTGATCGAGACCAATACAAAGCTGCAGGATCCAAGAAATATAGACTTGTTCGTCAAGCTGTCGAGTGATTTGATAAACGCTGTCAATCAAGGAAAGGTTGCCGAAGATGCCGCGTCGATCCGGGCGTTGCTTGATGCTTGTGATCTGAGTGTTCTAATCCCGCCGAAACGGGCGATCCTCCGTTCGATCGTCGATAAATTGGACGAGGAGCGGGAGCGTGAGTTTGTGAAGAATCTGGCGGACACATTATTCTAA
- a CDS encoding YebC/PmpR family DNA-binding transcriptional regulator: MGRKWNNIKEKKASKDANTSRIYAKFGREIYVVAKQGEPDPESNQALRVVLERAKTYNVPRAIIDRAIEKAKGGSEESYDELRYEGFGPNGSMVIVDALTNNVNRTASDVRAAFGKNGGNMGVSGSVAYMFDATAVIGIEGKTADDVLELLMEADVDVRDIIEEEESVIVYAEPEQFHAVQQAFKEAGITDFTVAELTMLAQNDLSLPEDAQAQFEKMVDALEDLEDVQQVYHNVDLG; the protein is encoded by the coding sequence ATGGGTCGTAAATGGAATAATATTAAAGAAAAAAAAGCGTCAAAAGATGCTAATACAAGCAGGATTTATGCTAAGTTCGGCAGGGAAATTTATGTAGTGGCGAAACAAGGCGAACCTGATCCGGAATCGAATCAAGCATTGAGGGTCGTGCTTGAGCGTGCCAAAACATACAATGTCCCAAGAGCGATCATCGACCGTGCGATTGAAAAGGCAAAAGGCGGTTCGGAAGAGAGCTATGATGAACTTCGTTATGAAGGGTTCGGACCGAATGGATCGATGGTCATCGTGGACGCATTGACAAATAATGTGAACCGGACGGCATCCGATGTACGTGCCGCATTCGGGAAAAACGGCGGGAATATGGGTGTCAGCGGATCTGTTGCTTATATGTTCGATGCAACGGCAGTGATCGGGATCGAAGGTAAAACGGCCGATGATGTACTGGAATTATTGATGGAAGCGGATGTTGATGTACGCGACATCATCGAAGAAGAAGAATCGGTCATCGTTTATGCCGAGCCTGAACAATTCCATGCTGTGCAACAGGCATTCAAAGAAGCCGGCATCACGGATTTTACAGTGGCGGAGCTGACGATGCTTGCTCAAAATGACCTATCCCTTCCAGAAGATGCACAAGCGCAATTCGAAAAAATGGTCGATGCATTGGAAGATTTGGAAGATGTTCAACAAGTTTATCATAACGTAGACCTTGGGTAA
- a CDS encoding SLC13 family permease: MALENTKKMVSMDEINHSKKKKFNMPHIYVILFAFISLAAIATYFIPAGVYERIPGPEGRLTINPHSYQTVEQTPITPVDFMTAIPKGLIAAGEVVFFTFIIGGIFSVLRKTGLIEMGVDRLARRFSSKSMMLIPILTFVFSIICSLIGTQELCLVYVPVILPLMIALGFDSMVAVSVALVATTAGFMTGFLNPVNTGLSQKIAGLPVYSGIELRIIAFILFLCAGTAYIMRYAKKVKGNPVYSFVWEEDKDKRRQFLNKPESEKYKANNKQKIASITLFGFLILLVYGALAKGWFMLEMAGLFIIMGIVVGLIAGLNINEICEGFNEGFREVLVGAMIVGVARAVAVVMEDGQVMDTIVHGLGNLVGDFPAVFSAIGMFIVQMLFSLLIPSGSGQALVTMPIMAPLADIIGVTRQTAVLAYQLADGIGNILYPTSGYFMATLALSGVAWQKWVRFYLPLFFIWFLLSGTFLIIAQTIQWNG, from the coding sequence ATGGCCTTAGAAAACACAAAAAAAATGGTCAGCATGGATGAAATCAATCATTCTAAAAAAAAGAAGTTTAATATGCCGCATATTTATGTCATTTTATTCGCATTTATCTCACTTGCCGCCATCGCCACTTATTTCATTCCAGCAGGGGTTTATGAGCGAATTCCAGGTCCGGAGGGCAGGCTTACGATCAACCCACATTCCTATCAAACCGTTGAACAAACACCTATTACGCCTGTTGATTTCATGACAGCTATACCAAAGGGCTTGATAGCTGCCGGAGAGGTTGTTTTTTTCACCTTCATCATCGGAGGAATTTTCTCTGTACTTCGTAAAACAGGTTTGATTGAAATGGGAGTCGATCGATTGGCCAGGCGATTTTCATCAAAAAGCATGATGCTGATCCCCATCCTCACTTTCGTATTTTCGATTATTTGCAGTTTGATCGGCACACAGGAATTATGCTTAGTGTATGTTCCCGTCATCCTCCCTCTTATGATTGCCTTAGGATTTGATTCCATGGTTGCCGTCTCAGTAGCCTTAGTAGCAACGACCGCTGGATTCATGACAGGTTTCCTTAATCCCGTCAACACCGGTTTAAGCCAGAAAATAGCAGGACTCCCCGTATATTCTGGCATCGAACTCAGGATCATCGCTTTTATCCTTTTCCTTTGCGCGGGGACGGCTTACATCATGCGCTATGCTAAAAAGGTTAAAGGCAATCCCGTGTACAGTTTTGTATGGGAAGAAGACAAGGACAAACGGAGGCAATTTCTGAATAAACCCGAATCTGAAAAATATAAGGCGAATAATAAACAGAAAATTGCTTCAATTACCTTGTTTGGCTTTTTGATTCTCCTCGTATATGGCGCTTTAGCAAAAGGTTGGTTCATGTTGGAAATGGCGGGGCTTTTCATCATAATGGGAATCGTGGTTGGTCTGATTGCCGGGTTAAACATCAACGAAATTTGTGAAGGATTTAACGAAGGATTCCGGGAAGTCTTGGTCGGCGCCATGATTGTAGGTGTGGCAAGGGCTGTCGCAGTTGTTATGGAGGACGGCCAAGTAATGGACACGATCGTTCATGGCCTCGGTAATCTTGTAGGGGACTTCCCCGCTGTATTCAGCGCCATCGGCATGTTCATTGTCCAGATGTTATTCAGCCTTTTAATCCCATCCGGAAGCGGTCAAGCTCTGGTTACCATGCCCATCATGGCACCATTGGCCGATATCATCGGCGTTACAAGACAAACAGCCGTGTTAGCCTATCAGTTGGCAGATGGAATTGGCAACATATTATATCCCACATCAGGCTATTTCATGGCGACCCTTGCCTTATCGGGAGTTGCCTGGCAAAAATGGGTTCGCTTCTACCTCCCGTTGTTTTTTATCTGGTTCCTCCTATCTGGCACTTTTTTAATCATCGCCCAAACCATTCAATGGAATGGTTAA